The nucleotide window GTTCGCTGGGTAGATGACGGCGATGACGACAACTTCGATATGCGTGCTCGCCTCCAGTTTAACGCGAAAGTAGCGGACAAGACCACGGCAACCGCTCGCATTACCTCGGGCAACTTCGGTTTTGACAGCGACAAAGAAGATCCGGACTTGGATCTCGACCGCTTGTATATTGACCATGAACTGAGCGACGGTCTGCACCTGACCGGCGGTCGTTACGGCGAAAAATTCGGCGCGACCGGCTACTGGTACGATGACGCTTTCGACGGCGTACGTCTCCAATATAAAGCGACCGATGAAGTAACCGCTTCCGTCGGCTACGGCTACGCGAAAGGCATGAAACTCACCAACGCGCAATATGCCAACCTCGAAAACGCTTTAGAAAAAGCGAAAGCGGACGTGAAAGGTTTGGAAGATCAGAAAGAAGCCATTGGTGATGAATTCCGCGCTTCCATGAAAGCTTGGAAGACAGCGCTCGACAACTACGCTAACGCGACGGATGAAAACAAAGCGGACCTCGAAAAGAAACTTGACGCGGCCGCTGAACGCATGGAAAAAGCTAAAAAGGCAAACACTGAAGCGAACCTTACAATGCCGGGCAAGATCGCAGAAGCTCAAGTGAAAGCTGATGAAGCGGAAAAATTGTTCGAAGATTACAAAAAAGACGGTAACACCGCTTCCGTGACGAGCCCGGAAATGACCTACGGCACGTTGGGTTACAACGGCAGCAACTTCCG belongs to Negativicoccus succinicivorans and includes:
- a CDS encoding putative porin, with amino-acid sequence DQLNAEQQAQLNRLADEFANELNSLGVRVSNLEDRVGNVKVTGDARVRWVDDGDDDNFDMRARLQFNAKVADKTTATARITSGNFGFDSDKEDPDLDLDRLYIDHELSDGLHLTGGRYGEKFGATGYWYDDAFDGVRLQYKATDEVTASVGYGYAKGMKLTNAQYANLENALEKAKADVKGLEDQKEAIGDEFRASMKAWKTALDNYANATDENKADLEKKLDAAAERMEKAKKANTEANLTMPGKIAEAQVKADEAEKLFEDYKKDGNTASVTSPEMTYGTLGYNGSNFRVLGTYIAPNGSKVDAAGLDDIWGAGAIVGLNEDFSLSGDYFNVGYKDHDDADFWNARVDFGHADLKKPGSFNIFVDYVDAEPGSYLGGTGSLRTSSYLNNTESWGAGFGVVVAENVKLEGLRTFSAETKDGADLDDLTK